CTTCGCCCTCGCCGAGCTCGACGAGGCCATGTTCATGTGGGGACTGCACGCCGCCGCCAACCGGCTGCCCTTCCTGCCCGTCCGCGCCGGCCTCGGCTCCGACCTCATGCGGGTCAACCCGAACCTGCGGACCGTCACCTCCCCCTACGAGGACGGCGAGGAGTTCGTCGCCGTCCCCGCGCTGCGCATGGACGCCGCGCTCGTGCACCTCAACCGCGCCGACCGCCTCGGCAACGCCCAGTACCTGGGCCCCGACCCGTACTTCGACGACCTGTTCTGCGAGGCCGCGGACGCCGCGTACGTCTCCTGCGAGCGGCTCGTCGAAACCGCCGAGCTGTCCAAGGCCGGTCCGCCGCAGTCCCTGCTGGTCAGCCGGCATTCCGTCACCGGGGTGGTGGAGACCCCGAACGGCGCGCACTTCACCTCCTGCGTGCCCGACCACGACCGCGACGAGCCCTTCCAGAAGCTGTACGCGAGCACCCCCTGGCCCGAGTTCGCCGCCCGGTTCCTGTCCGGCGCGAGCGAGCACGACTACCAGTCCGCCGTGCGGACCTGGCACGAGGAGCAGCAGTGAGCACAGAGCCGGAGCCGGCGGCCACCGCGGGCGTCAGTCGCGCCGAGTACTGCGTGATCGCCTGCGCCGAGGCCTGGCGGGGCGACGGCGAGGTGCTCGCCTCACCGATGGGGCTGATCCCGTCCTTCGGGGCCCGTCTCGCGAAGCGGACCTTCTCCCCCGACCTGCTGTTGACCGACGGCGAGGCCACGCTGGTCGGGCTCGACGGGACGCCCGAGGGCTGGCTGCCGTACCGCCGTCACCTCACGATGGTCACCGGCGGCCGGCGGCACGTGATGATGGGCGCGAGCCAGATCGACCGGTACGGCAACCAGAACATCTCCTGTATCGGGGACTGGGAGCAGCCGACCCGCCAGCTCCTGGGGGTGCGCGGCGCGCCCGTCAACACCCTCAACAATCCGGTGAGTTACTGGATCCCCAAGCATTCCCGCCGGGTGTTCGTGGAGCGGGTCGACATGGTCTGCGGCGTCGGCTACGACCGCGCGGAGGCGGCCGGGGCGACCCGCTTCCACCGCCTGCCGCGCGTGGTCAGCGATCTCGGGGTCTTCGACTTCACCGGCCCCGGCCACGCCATGCGCCTGGTGTCCGTGCATCCGGGCGTGAGCGTCGAGCAGGTCCGGGAGGCCACCGGTTTCGAGCTGACGATCGCCGACGAGGTCCCGTACACCCGGGAGCCGACGCCGGAGGAACTGCGGCTGATCCGCGAGGTCGTCGACCCCGAGGGGCTGCGCGACCGGGAAGTGCGGGCCTGACGGATGGAGACGGCATTCACCAGGCTGGTCGGGGTCCGCCATCCGATCGTGCAGACGGGCATGGGCTGGGTGGCCGGACCCCGACTGGTGTCGGCGGCGGCGAACGCGGGGGCGCTGGGGATCCTGGCCTCGGCGACGATGACGACCGGGCAGTTGCGTGCGGCGATCCACGAGGTGAAGTCCCGTACGGACGCCCCGTTCGGGGTCAATCTGCGCGCGGACGCCGGGGACGCGGCCGAGCGGGTGCGGCTGATCGTCGACGAGGGGGTCCGGGTCGCGTCGTTCGCCCTCGCCCCGTCGAAGGAGCTGATCGCCCGGCTCAAGGACGCGGGCGTGGTCGTCGTCCCCTCGATCGGGGCCCGGCGGCACGCCGAGAAGGTCGCCGCCTGGGGCGCCGACGCGGTGATCGTGCAGGGCGGCGAGGGCGGCGGGCACACCGGGGACGTGGCCACGACGGTGCTGCTGCCGCAGGTGGTGGACGCGGTGGACATCCCGGTGATCGCGGCGGGCGGGTTCCACGACGGTCGCGGGCTGGTCGCCGCGCTGTCGTACGGGGCGGCGGGCATCGCCATGGGCACCCGCTTCCTGTTGACCTCGGACTCCACCGTCCCGGACGCCGTCAAGGCCGAGTACCTGAAGGCCACGGTCAAGGACGTCACCGTCACCACCGCCGTCGACGGGCTGCCGCACCGGATGCTCCGCAGCGAGCTGGTCGCCTCCCTGGAGCGGGCGGGCCGCGCGCGGGCCCTCGCCAAGGCGGTGCGGCACGCGGCCGGCTTCCGGAAGCTGTCGGGGATGTCCTGGTCGCGGATGGTGCGCGACGGCCTGGCGATGAAACACGGCAAGGACCTGTCCTGGAGCCAGGTCCTGCTCGCCGCGAACACCCCCATGCTCCTCAAGGCGTCCATGGTCGAGGGCCGTACGGACCTCGGCGTCATGGCATCGGGCCAGGTCGCGGGCGTGATCGAGGACCTTCCGTCGTGTGCGGAACTCGTCGCCCGGGTCATGGCCGAGGCCCACACCGTGCTGGACCGACTGCACGACCTCAACCCCCCGCACTCGCTCGGCGTCCTGCCACCCGCAGGGTGATCCCCCTTCTCCGTTACAGGAGTCGCCCCAGATGAGCCGTGCCCGAATCCGCCTGGCGACCGCGGTGCTCGCCGCCGCCCTCGCAGCCGGAACCCTGCCCGCCGCCGCGTACGCCGCGCCGTCGCCCGGCGCAGCCCCCGGTACCGCCGCTTCCGCCGCAGCCGCCGCTTCCGCCGAGCGGCACCGCCCGTCGGCGGAGACGATCCGTCAGATCCCCCTCCAGGGCGCGGTCAACGTCCGTGACCTGGGCGGGTACCGCACCTGGACCGGTGGGCAGGTCCGTCAGGGACTGGTCTACCGTTCCGACGCGCTCGGCAAGTTGACCGCCGCCGACCTCACCACCGTCTCCGGGCTCGGCCTGCGCAAGGTCGTCGACTTCCGCATCCCGATGGAGGTCCAGTACGACGGCGCCGACAAGCTGCCCGCCGGCCTCCTCCCCACCGCCCGCCCCGTCAGCGACCTGGGCCTGTACGCGACCCTGGTCGGCGCCATCGCCAGCGGGGACCCCGCCACGCAGGAGCAGATGCTCGGCGGCGGTCGCGCCGAGGCCTACATGCGCGACATCTACCGCACGTTCGTGACGAGCCCCGAGAACCGGGCGCAGTTCGCGACCACGCTGCGGGAGATCGCCGACGGCGGGCAGGGCCCGCTGCTGTACCACTGCACCTCGGGCAAGGACCGCACGGGCTGGATGAGTTACGTCCTGCTGCGCGCCCTCGCCGTGCCCGAGGACACCGCCGAGCGGGACTACCTCGCCTCGAACACCTTCCGCGCGGCGTACGACGCCCAGGTGCGGGCCGGCCTCAAGCAGTCGGGCCGGATGCAGAACCCGGACCTGCTGATCCCGCTCCAGGAGGTCCGGTCGGACTACCTCGCCGCCGCGACCGCCCGCATGGAGGCGGACTACGGCGGCTTCTACGGCTACCTCACTGACGGCCTCGGCCTGGACCTGCGGACCCTCGCCAAGCTCCAGGCCAGGATGGTCCGCTAGGCCCGTCGGCGAAGGCACCCGGGGCCCGGGGCCCGGGGCCCGGGGCCCGGGGCCCGGGGCCCGGGGCCCGGGGCCCGGGGCCCGGAACGGCGAAACGCCGGGCGGCGCGTGTTCCGCGCCGCCCGGCGTACCGGTGTGTTCGTGTCGCGAGCGGTCGGGCTCGCGGGGGTCGGACTCGCGAAGGGTCAGGAACCCGCGCGCCCGGCCGCCGGACGGCCGCCGCCGGAGCGACGACGCGCGGCGGGAGCACCGCCGGTGCGGGCACCGCCCTGGCCGCCGCCCTGACCGCGGGAGCCCGCCGGGGCGCCCTGGCCGCGTGCGCCGGACTGGCCGGCGCCACCCTGGCCGCCGGCGGAACGGGCCCGACGCGAACGGTCGCCGCCGCCCGCCGTGGTCGAGGCCGCGGCGCCGCCCTGGCCGCCACCGGAACGACGACGCGCGCCGCCGGCGGTGGAGCCGCCGCCGGAGCGGCCGGCGCTGCGCGGCTTCGGCGGGGTGGGCTGCGGCACGTCCAGCACCACGGGGACGCCCGAGGGCTCCTTGGCGCCGGTCAGGCGGGACAGCTCCGCGTCGGAGGACTTGATCTGCGCGGTGCGCGGGGAGATCCCGGCGTCCGACATCAGCCGGGTCATGTCGCGCTTCTGGTCGGGCAGGACCAGGGTGACGACGCTGCCGGACTCGCCGGCGCGGGCGGTGCGGCCACCGCGGTGCAGGTAGTCCTTGTGGTCGGTGGGCGGGTCCACGTTGACGACGAGGTCGAGGTCGTCGATGTGGATGCCGCGGGCGGCCACGTTGGTGGCGACCAGCGCGGTGACCTCGCCCGTCTTGAACCAGTCGAGGGTCCGGTTGCGCTGCGGCTGCGAGCGGCCGCCGTGCAGACCGGAGGCGCGGACGCCGTCCGCGAGGAGCTTCTTGACCATGCGGTCGACCCCGCGCTTGGTGTCGACGAACATGATCACCCGGCCGTCGCGTGCGGCTATGCGCGTGGCCACGGCCTTCTTGTCGGTCTCGTCCATGACGTACAGGACGTGGTGCTCCATCGTGCTGACCGCGCCGGCGGACGGGTCGACGGAGAAGGCGACCGGGTCGTGCAGGAACATCTTGACGAGCTTGTCGATGTTCTTGTCGAGCGTCGCGGAGAACAGCATGGTCTGGCCGTCGGCCTCGACCTGCTTGAGCAGCGCGGTGACCTGCGGCATGAAGC
This region of Streptomyces sp. NBC_00513 genomic DNA includes:
- a CDS encoding tyrosine-protein phosphatase; translation: MSRARIRLATAVLAAALAAGTLPAAAYAAPSPGAAPGTAASAAAAASAERHRPSAETIRQIPLQGAVNVRDLGGYRTWTGGQVRQGLVYRSDALGKLTAADLTTVSGLGLRKVVDFRIPMEVQYDGADKLPAGLLPTARPVSDLGLYATLVGAIASGDPATQEQMLGGGRAEAYMRDIYRTFVTSPENRAQFATTLREIADGGQGPLLYHCTSGKDRTGWMSYVLLRALAVPEDTAERDYLASNTFRAAYDAQVRAGLKQSGRMQNPDLLIPLQEVRSDYLAAATARMEADYGGFYGYLTDGLGLDLRTLAKLQARMVR
- a CDS encoding CoA transferase subunit A; the protein is MSGTSASDKVMSPEEVVGRLRSGMTVGIGGWGSRRKPMALVRALLRSEITDLTVVSYGGPDVGLLAAAGRIRRLVTPFVTLDSIPLEPHYRAARERGAFALAELDEAMFMWGLHAAANRLPFLPVRAGLGSDLMRVNPNLRTVTSPYEDGEEFVAVPALRMDAALVHLNRADRLGNAQYLGPDPYFDDLFCEAADAAYVSCERLVETAELSKAGPPQSLLVSRHSVTGVVETPNGAHFTSCVPDHDRDEPFQKLYASTPWPEFAARFLSGASEHDYQSAVRTWHEEQQ
- a CDS encoding nitronate monooxygenase family protein; protein product: METAFTRLVGVRHPIVQTGMGWVAGPRLVSAAANAGALGILASATMTTGQLRAAIHEVKSRTDAPFGVNLRADAGDAAERVRLIVDEGVRVASFALAPSKELIARLKDAGVVVVPSIGARRHAEKVAAWGADAVIVQGGEGGGHTGDVATTVLLPQVVDAVDIPVIAAGGFHDGRGLVAALSYGAAGIAMGTRFLLTSDSTVPDAVKAEYLKATVKDVTVTTAVDGLPHRMLRSELVASLERAGRARALAKAVRHAAGFRKLSGMSWSRMVRDGLAMKHGKDLSWSQVLLAANTPMLLKASMVEGRTDLGVMASGQVAGVIEDLPSCAELVARVMAEAHTVLDRLHDLNPPHSLGVLPPAG
- a CDS encoding DEAD/DEAH box helicase produces the protein MTSSSSARPSRRPTRGRGAAQGRPKAGAGRQKSAPVARPQEFTMPEPLTPALPPVAAFEDMGMPEALLKTLAALGVTDPFPIQAATLPNSLAGRDLLGRGRTGSGKTLAFGLALLARTAGRRAQPKQPLALVLVPTRELAQQVTDALAPYATAVNLRIATVVGGMSINRQSGALRRGSEVLVATPGRLKDLIDRGDADLSQVSITVLDEADQMTDMGFMPQVTALLKQVEADGQTMLFSATLDKNIDKLVKMFLHDPVAFSVDPSAGAVSTMEHHVLYVMDETDKKAVATRIAARDGRVIMFVDTKRGVDRMVKKLLADGVRASGLHGGRSQPQRNRTLDWFKTGEVTALVATNVAARGIHIDDLDLVVNVDPPTDHKDYLHRGGRTARAGESGSVVTLVLPDQKRDMTRLMSDAGISPRTAQIKSSDAELSRLTGAKEPSGVPVVLDVPQPTPPKPRSAGRSGGGSTAGGARRRSGGGQGGAAASTTAGGGDRSRRARSAGGQGGAGQSGARGQGAPAGSRGQGGGQGGARTGGAPAARRRSGGGRPAAGRAGS
- a CDS encoding CoA-transferase subunit beta; the encoded protein is MSTEPEPAATAGVSRAEYCVIACAEAWRGDGEVLASPMGLIPSFGARLAKRTFSPDLLLTDGEATLVGLDGTPEGWLPYRRHLTMVTGGRRHVMMGASQIDRYGNQNISCIGDWEQPTRQLLGVRGAPVNTLNNPVSYWIPKHSRRVFVERVDMVCGVGYDRAEAAGATRFHRLPRVVSDLGVFDFTGPGHAMRLVSVHPGVSVEQVREATGFELTIADEVPYTREPTPEELRLIREVVDPEGLRDREVRA